The proteins below come from a single Zea mays cultivar B73 chromosome 8, Zm-B73-REFERENCE-NAM-5.0, whole genome shotgun sequence genomic window:
- the LOC100286287 gene encoding late embryogenesis abundant protein Lea14-A, which yields MAQLVDKAKGFVADKLANIQKPEAELADVTVGHVGRDGATLAGRVDVRNPYSHAIPVCEVTYTLRSAGRTVASGTVPDPGSLAGDGATTRLDVPVKVPYDFLVSLAKDAGRDWDIDYEMRVGLTVDLPVVGKLTLPLTKSGELKLPTLSSIF from the coding sequence ATGGCGCAGTTGGTGGACAAGGCGAAGGGGTTCGTCGCCGACAAGCTGGCCAACATCCAGAAGCCGGAGGCGGAGCTGGCCGACGTCACGGTGGGGCACGTGGGCCGCGATGGCGCCACGCTGGCGGGGCGCGTGGACGTGCGCAACCCGTACTCGCACGCCATCCCGGTGTGTGAGGTGACCTACACGCTGCGGAGCGCCGGGCGGACGGTGGCGTCAGGGACGGTGCCCGACCCGGGGTCGCTCGCCGGCGACGGGGCTACCACGCGCCTCGACGTGCCCGTCAAGGTGCCCTACGACTTCCTGGTTAGCCTCGCCAAGGACGCCGGCAGGGACTGGGACATCGACTATGAGATGCGTGTCGGGCTCACCGTTGACCTCCCCGTCGTCGGCAAACTCACGCTGCCGCTCACCAAGTCCGGCGAGCTCAAGCTCCCCACCCTCTCCAGCATCTTCTGA